The DNA window CCACGATGAACGTGGTGGCCATTGTGGCCGCGCTGGTGCTTGGATTGCTGATCGCCAGTACGAAGAAAAGCTTCGATACGCGAAGCAAGGAGATCGAGGAGTTCAGCGCCAATCTCACGCTGCTTGATCGCGAACTCCAGCATTTTGGGGCGGAACAAAACGACACGCGTTCGCTGCTGCGCGACTTCACGGCGGGAAAAATCGCGCAGACCTGGCCGGCTGAGCGCGGCACGCCGCCGGCGATGGACCACGCCCAGACGGTGAAGATGCTCGATGATATCGAGGATCGGCTGCGGTCTTTGACGCCAACAACCGAGGTTCAGCGCGCCGCCCGGTCGAGCGCCCTGCAACTGGCCGGAGAGCTGAAGCGAACCAGCCGTTTGCTCGCAGTGCAGGAAAGCAGCCGGACACCTCGCCCGTTTCTTATTGTGGTGGTATTCTGGCTCAGCCTGTTGTTTCTCAGCTACGCGATCTTCGCCCCATTCAACGGCATCATTCTCGCGACCATCATCGCCGGTGCGTTTTCGGTGTCGATGGCCGTGAATTTGATTGTCGACATGGACCATCCTTTCGCAGGCTTCATTCGGGTTTCTCCAGCGCCGATGCAGCAGGCCCTCGAAAACATGAAACCCTGATCCACATATCTCCATTCTCTTGTCATCTCACGCGAGGAGTAACGTCATGACACATGCAATCCGTTTTCATAAAACCGGCGGACCCGAGGTTCTGGTCTGGGAGGAAGTCAAACTCGGCAAGCCCGGACCGGGTGAGGCGCGCATTCGCCACACCGCCGTGGGGCTGAACTTTGTCGACATCTACAACCGTGCGGGCGTCTATCCGGTGCCGCTGCCGAGCGGGCTCGGCAGCGAGGGCGCCGGCGTGGTCGAGGAGGTCGGTCCCGGCGTCACTGATCTGAAACCCGGCGACCGCATCGCCTATGGCAGCTCGCCGCTCGGCGCCTATGCCGAAGAGCGGCTGATCCCGGCCGACCGCCTGATCAAGCTGCCTGATGGCATCGACGACAAGACTGCGGCCGCCATGATGCTGAAGGGACTGACGACGCAATACTTGATCCGCCAGACCTATCGCATCAAGGCCGGCGAGACGATCCTGCTGCACGCCGCGGCCGGTGGAGTCGGTCTCATCCTCGGCCAGTGGGCCAAGCATCTCGGCGTCACCGTGATCGGCACCGTCGGCAGCGACGAGAAGGCGAAACTGGCGCAAGCCCATGGCTGCGCCCACACCATCAACTACGCGCGCGAGGATTTCGTGAAGCGCGTCGATGAACTGACCGGCGGCAAGAAAGTGCCCGTGGTGTACGACTCCGTCGGCAAGGACACGTTCATGAAGTCGCTCGATTGCCTGGCGCCGCTGGGTTATCTGGTGCTGTTCGGTGCGTCCTCCGGCAACGTCGAGCCGCTGAACCTCGGCCTGTTGGCACAAAAAGGCTCGCTCTACGTCACCCGCCCGACGCTCAACACCTATGGCGCCAAGCGCGAGAACCTCGTCGCCATGGCGAAAGAGCTGTTCGAGGTCGTGCAATCCGGTGCGGTGAAGATCGAAGTCAACCAGACCTATCCGCTCAAGGACGCCGCGAAAGCCCATGCCGATCTCGCCGCGCGCAAGACCACGGGTTCGACGGTGCTGCTGGTCTAGGACCTCGCGGCCGATACCACGGCACGCGTCCTCTTGCCTTTGCTAGTGCGGGATTTCGATTCAGGCGCAGCGGCGGTAAGTTGGCGCGTGCCAGCGGCCGCTGGCGATCATATGGTTATGTCACGACGAGCCCTTGGCCGGCCTTGGCCGGCTTGTCCTGGCTTTGCTATTTCACCCACAATTTGAGCGGTACTGGTTCCCGATCGGGGCAGTTCATTGTGCCGGTGTAGAAGTCCGATAACCTTCCACTGTAGCTGCACTTGTCACCGGCAACCGACACCGTTGCATCCAGTTGGGAGGATGAGGTCGATATCCGCAAGCGGATATCACCCGTCTTCTCTTCCGGGCCGTCCTGCGTGCACAGGCCGACGTGCTTCATCGTCAATGGTCCGGCGTATTCCTTAGGGGTGCCGGAAGCGTTTTCCGCAACAGTGGCGGTCAGCTCCCACTCGCCGAGATAGCCCAGATATCCGACGACCTGAAGCGATTTAGCACCGGCCGGAGTGGTGAGAACACCGAGCACGACCAGCACAAGGAAGGCTCTCACCGAGGTCCTCCTGTGTTGTCGTGCCACTCAGGGGTTCTTCAAATAAGCGCGGGCGTCGGCGATCTCGGTGCGCGACGTATCCGCGCCATCGGCGATCGCGACGATTTTCTCGTAGTAGTCCCGGGCCTTGGCTTTGTCGCCGGCGCTGTCGGCGGCCTTCGCCGCGCCCACATAGGCGCCCAGCCGATTAGGCTCCTTTTTCAGGGTCGCTTCGAACGCGGCGAGCGCTTCCTTGGCATCGCCATGCTCGAGCAGCATCTCGCCATAGAGTTCGCGCGCCGGCTTGGGTACGCCAGGTGTCACCGGATGCTTCTCGGTCCTGTCCTCGGCATCGGCGGCCGCGCTCATCGCTTTCAGCGCATCGTCGTGCTTGCCTTCGGCGTCCAGTACCCAGGCGCTCGCGACCTGCTGCTGAATGTCCACTTGCTCGGACCAATAGGCGTCCTTCGCATCGCGCAGCTTGTCGCGCAGCTCGCCGAGCTTGGCGATATCATCCTTGGCCGCCTCGGGATTGCCTGAACGGGCGGCGCCGAGCGCGCGGGCGAAATAGGTGATCGCCTGCACATTAGCGAGCGGGCCGGGCCGAACCTGAAGCTCCGCCGCCGCCTTCCAGTCGCCGCGTTCCACCGCATAACGCGCTGGCGATGCCGCCATCGCATACGGACCGGCAACGAAAGTTTCGGCGAAGCCCTGGACCGTATTCATCTCGTCAATGACGGCCTTCGCCTTGTCGTCCTGCCCGAGTTGGAGATAGGCATAGACCAGATAGTCCATGGCGTGCAGTTCGTCGCTGCTCTCCCTGGCGGCTTTGGCAACGCGCACCGATTCGACATTGGATGCGATCGACTCCTTCCAATAACCGACGCGGGTGAAAATATGCGAAGGCATGTGCTGGGCATGCGCTGCTGCAGGCGCGATCTTGGCGTAGCGCCGGGCAGCTTCGAGGCCCTTGTCCGCGATCGCCGGATAATCGTAGAGGTGAATCAAATAGTGCGCTACGCCGGGGTGTTGCGGCTGGCGTTTTGCGATCACTTCCAGGATCGCCGCGCCTTTGAGCTGGTTGGCATAGGTCTTGTCGGATGGCGACGCCGAGGTATTCAGCGCGAGCGCATAATAGATCTGGGCTTCGTCGTCA is part of the Bradyrhizobium canariense genome and encodes:
- a CDS encoding tetratricopeptide repeat protein — protein: MIRTSLAILAAAGLSLVQPAFGQSDDKTLGTVHFETSCNPEAQKLFDRGMLYQHSFWYRASQREFEGVLKADPQCGIADWGIALSLLWNPHTPPPAKNLAEGAAALAKAKSIGAKTQRERDYIDALSAMYADYDKVDHRTRMLAYTKAMEQLAQRYPDDDEAQIYYALALNTSASPSDKTYANQLKGAAILEVIAKRQPQHPGVAHYLIHLYDYPAIADKGLEAARRYAKIAPAAAHAQHMPSHIFTRVGYWKESIASNVESVRVAKAARESSDELHAMDYLVYAYLQLGQDDKAKAVIDEMNTVQGFAETFVAGPYAMAASPARYAVERGDWKAAAELQVRPGPLANVQAITYFARALGAARSGNPEAAKDDIAKLGELRDKLRDAKDAYWSEQVDIQQQVASAWVLDAEGKHDDALKAMSAAADAEDRTEKHPVTPGVPKPARELYGEMLLEHGDAKEALAAFEATLKKEPNRLGAYVGAAKAADSAGDKAKARDYYEKIVAIADGADTSRTEIADARAYLKNP
- a CDS encoding DUF4239 domain-containing protein; the protein is MVQTTMNVVAIVAALVLGLLIASTKKSFDTRSKEIEEFSANLTLLDRELQHFGAEQNDTRSLLRDFTAGKIAQTWPAERGTPPAMDHAQTVKMLDDIEDRLRSLTPTTEVQRAARSSALQLAGELKRTSRLLAVQESSRTPRPFLIVVVFWLSLLFLSYAIFAPFNGIILATIIAGAFSVSMAVNLIVDMDHPFAGFIRVSPAPMQQALENMKP
- a CDS encoding quinone oxidoreductase family protein; the protein is MTHAIRFHKTGGPEVLVWEEVKLGKPGPGEARIRHTAVGLNFVDIYNRAGVYPVPLPSGLGSEGAGVVEEVGPGVTDLKPGDRIAYGSSPLGAYAEERLIPADRLIKLPDGIDDKTAAAMMLKGLTTQYLIRQTYRIKAGETILLHAAAGGVGLILGQWAKHLGVTVIGTVGSDEKAKLAQAHGCAHTINYAREDFVKRVDELTGGKKVPVVYDSVGKDTFMKSLDCLAPLGYLVLFGASSGNVEPLNLGLLAQKGSLYVTRPTLNTYGAKRENLVAMAKELFEVVQSGAVKIEVNQTYPLKDAAKAHADLAARKTTGSTVLLV